A part of Streptomyces sp. NBC_01235 genomic DNA contains:
- a CDS encoding UBP-type zinc finger domain-containing protein: protein MTDADAIDPNVPPSGAGCLDCDAAGGWWFHLRRCATCGHVGCCDSSPAQHATAHFKATGHPIVRSFEPGEEWFWDYSTDELYESGPDLAPPTSHPADQPAPGPADRVPADWARSLHR from the coding sequence ATGACCGACGCAGACGCCATCGACCCGAACGTCCCGCCCAGCGGTGCCGGCTGCCTCGACTGCGACGCGGCGGGCGGCTGGTGGTTCCACCTGCGGCGCTGCGCGACCTGCGGCCACGTCGGCTGCTGCGACTCCTCCCCCGCCCAGCACGCCACCGCCCACTTCAAGGCCACCGGGCATCCGATCGTCCGCAGCTTCGAGCCGGGCGAGGAGTGGTTCTGGGACTACTCCACGGACGAGTTGTACGAGTCGGGCCCCGACCTCGCCCCTCCGACCAGCCACCCCGCCGACCAGCCCGCACCGGGGCCGGCGGACCGGGTACCGGCGGACTGGGCGCGGTCGCTGCACCGTTGA
- a CDS encoding helix-turn-helix transcriptional regulator, whose translation MQQTVFATPFIGREEELARLSGVLERARGGEARAVLIAGDAGVGKTRVLDEVAVRAARSGMTVLTGHCVDLGDVGLPYLPFTEILGVLAADERFAAVLAAHPVVDRLLGTGTDAMRDDTGPATRSGGEGGRLRLLEGMAALLADLSEVAPLLLVLEDLHWADQSSRDLLRFLLSRGFLQRPAGNGPGHRLAVLASYRADDLHRRHPLRPLLAELVRLPALDRLELRPLADAEVARLVRALEDRPLPDATVRRIVERAEGNAFYAEELLAATDTEAKGMPSGLADLLLIRVEQLPDTAQQVLRTAAVAGRRVEHDLLRDAVGLPEDELEAALREAVGHQLLVAGGDGTYAFRHALAREAVYADLLPGERSRLHGAFARLLAGRRHRAETAAERAHHYRESHDLGEALAASLEAADHAQRVGAPAEELHHLEAVLDLWQSVPVPALPSGEGTDRVTLTLRASAAAAHAGEAHRAVSLTRAALAGVGQDTDSELAARVRYTLAGNLMGVDSLTAAFTYSSEALAMIPAEPPSPTWVWAAATHVLAARQMGDTETALRVAHQALPVAERLDLVDARADLLVSLANMDGGGRRSPEGRARLKEARELARRGGNAPVEMRALFNLAIGAYEAGEPEECLPWLAEGLDRARRAGLLSSPYPLGMRYLQSLVLYTLGRWDECLLTAATDVAVLPASGGFAIGPALYVALARGDKGAVERARGLLEGPLDWMAALVAGIVLTDAAALSGDAEAAVAQLRSSVESLIDDAGTRPDVTVRLTALALTPVADAAAGARLAGDEATARRWSAVATELLEPARAVARRSETGEPHGPEGRAWLARAEAEYAWAVTGPDPAAWEKTVAAFGYGEAYELARCRLRYAEALLAADRREEAAAEARAARETAVRLGATPLLERADALIRRGRLVDGPSAGRDRSLALTAREQDVLRLLALGRSNRQIGEELFISGKTASVHVSNILAKLGAASRTEAVAIAYRERLLEPEVGASG comes from the coding sequence GTGCAGCAGACAGTGTTCGCCACTCCGTTCATCGGCCGGGAAGAGGAGCTCGCCCGGCTCTCCGGCGTGCTCGAACGCGCCCGGGGCGGTGAGGCTCGCGCGGTCCTGATCGCCGGGGACGCCGGCGTCGGCAAGACACGTGTGCTGGACGAGGTCGCCGTGCGGGCCGCGCGCTCCGGCATGACCGTGCTCACCGGGCACTGCGTCGACCTCGGTGACGTGGGCCTGCCCTACCTGCCGTTCACGGAGATCCTGGGCGTGCTCGCCGCCGACGAACGGTTCGCCGCCGTCCTCGCCGCGCACCCGGTGGTCGACCGACTGCTGGGCACGGGGACGGACGCGATGCGCGACGATACGGGTCCCGCCACGCGGTCGGGCGGTGAGGGCGGGCGACTGAGGCTGCTCGAAGGGATGGCGGCGCTGCTCGCCGACCTGTCGGAGGTCGCGCCACTGCTGCTCGTCCTGGAGGACCTGCACTGGGCCGACCAGTCCTCCCGCGACCTGCTGCGCTTCCTGCTCAGCCGGGGCTTCCTGCAACGGCCGGCGGGCAACGGGCCGGGTCACCGGCTGGCGGTGCTGGCCTCGTACCGCGCGGACGACCTGCACCGCCGGCACCCGCTGCGCCCGCTGCTGGCCGAACTGGTGCGGCTGCCGGCCCTGGACCGGCTGGAGCTGCGGCCACTGGCGGACGCCGAGGTGGCCCGCCTGGTGCGCGCCCTGGAGGACCGTCCGCTGCCGGACGCCACGGTGCGCCGGATCGTGGAGCGCGCCGAGGGCAACGCCTTCTACGCGGAGGAACTGCTCGCGGCCACGGACACGGAGGCCAAAGGCATGCCGAGCGGGCTGGCGGACCTCCTGCTCATCCGGGTCGAGCAACTCCCCGACACCGCCCAGCAGGTGCTGCGGACCGCCGCCGTCGCCGGCCGGCGCGTGGAGCACGACCTGTTGCGGGACGCGGTGGGACTGCCCGAGGACGAGCTGGAGGCGGCGCTGCGCGAGGCCGTGGGCCACCAGCTCCTGGTCGCGGGCGGCGACGGCACCTACGCGTTCCGGCACGCCCTCGCCCGTGAGGCGGTGTACGCCGACCTGCTCCCGGGTGAACGGTCGCGGCTGCACGGCGCGTTCGCCCGTCTCCTGGCCGGTCGGCGTCACCGCGCCGAGACCGCCGCCGAGCGCGCCCACCACTACCGCGAGAGCCACGACCTGGGCGAGGCCCTCGCCGCCTCGCTGGAGGCCGCCGACCACGCCCAGCGCGTCGGGGCGCCCGCCGAGGAACTGCACCATCTGGAAGCCGTCCTCGACCTGTGGCAGTCGGTGCCCGTCCCGGCCCTGCCGTCGGGCGAGGGTACCGACCGGGTCACGCTGACGCTGCGCGCCTCGGCGGCGGCCGCGCACGCCGGGGAGGCGCACCGCGCGGTCTCCCTGACCCGCGCGGCGCTCGCGGGTGTCGGCCAGGACACCGACTCCGAACTCGCCGCCCGCGTGCGGTACACGCTCGCGGGCAATCTCATGGGCGTCGACAGTCTGACGGCCGCATTCACCTACAGCAGCGAGGCGCTCGCGATGATCCCCGCCGAGCCGCCGTCGCCGACGTGGGTGTGGGCCGCGGCCACACATGTGCTGGCGGCGCGTCAGATGGGCGACACCGAGACCGCTCTGCGCGTCGCCCACCAGGCGCTGCCCGTCGCCGAGCGGCTGGATCTGGTGGACGCGCGGGCCGACCTCCTGGTCTCCCTCGCCAACATGGACGGGGGCGGCCGCCGTTCCCCCGAGGGCCGCGCGCGCCTGAAGGAGGCGCGTGAGCTGGCCCGGCGCGGGGGCAACGCCCCGGTGGAGATGCGCGCCCTGTTCAACCTGGCCATCGGCGCCTACGAGGCCGGGGAGCCGGAGGAGTGTCTGCCCTGGCTGGCCGAGGGCCTGGACCGCGCCCGCCGCGCCGGACTGCTGTCCTCGCCGTACCCGCTGGGGATGCGCTATCTCCAGTCGCTGGTGCTCTACACCCTGGGCCGCTGGGACGAGTGTCTGCTGACGGCAGCCACCGACGTGGCGGTGCTGCCGGCGTCGGGCGGGTTCGCGATCGGCCCCGCGCTGTACGTCGCCCTCGCGCGGGGCGACAAGGGCGCCGTCGAACGGGCGAGGGGGCTGCTCGAGGGGCCCTTGGACTGGATGGCGGCGCTCGTCGCAGGCATCGTGCTGACCGACGCGGCGGCGCTGAGTGGCGACGCCGAGGCGGCGGTGGCCCAACTGCGGTCTTCCGTGGAGTCCCTCATAGACGACGCGGGGACGCGCCCGGACGTCACGGTCCGGCTCACCGCACTCGCCCTCACCCCGGTCGCCGACGCGGCCGCCGGGGCCCGGCTCGCCGGTGACGAGGCGACGGCCCGCCGCTGGTCGGCCGTGGCGACCGAACTGCTTGAGCCGGCCCGGGCGGTGGCCCGTCGGAGCGAGACCGGTGAGCCCCACGGCCCGGAGGGGCGCGCCTGGCTGGCTCGCGCCGAGGCCGAGTACGCGTGGGCCGTCACGGGGCCGGACCCGGCGGCCTGGGAGAAAACGGTCGCGGCGTTCGGCTACGGCGAAGCGTACGAACTCGCCCGCTGCCGACTGCGGTACGCGGAGGCCCTGCTGGCGGCCGACCGGCGCGAGGAAGCGGCCGCCGAGGCCCGCGCCGCCCGGGAGACGGCCGTACGACTGGGCGCCACGCCCCTGCTGGAGCGGGCGGACGCCCTGATCCGGCGCGGGCGCCTCGTGGACGGCCCGTCCGCCGGCCGGGACCGTTCGCTCGCCCTGACGGCGCGGGAGCAGGACGTCCTGCGGCTGCTCGCGCTCGGGCGCAGCAACCGGCAGATCGGCGAGGAGCTGTTCATCAGCGGGAAGACGGCGAGCGTCCATGTCTCCAACATCCTCGCCAAGCTCGGCGCGGCGAGCCGTACGGAGGCCGTGGCGATCGCCTATCGCGAGCGGCTGCTCGAACCGGAGGTCGGTGCGTCGGGCTGA
- a CDS encoding M4 family metallopeptidase gives MRSAHIRSLALAVAVTTAATGLAGTAFAAPPAGEAHATSATASQADRVVEAARTAAFAHASATGVGQDDELQAQDVLIDPEGARHVRFVRTHQGMPVLGGDLVVHLTQRLAYAGVTRAAGHPVDPSTVKAELTAREAEAKAAALAKGDATSAELVVDARGGASALAYRIRVTGSDTTEAGGSRTVVLDARTGKVRSNTPDSDEFLSPELLDTLRERGETLDPATGTASQAAGLSAAPAAGAAARYPSAATGTGTSLFAGKVALTTTRTARTSYLLKDPTHWNTETRDARNRELENFAGGKAFTSATNTWGNGAVSSRVSAAVDAQYGVTKTLDFYQKTFGRKGITNNGKGARAMVHFGNKVGNAFWDPACGCMLYGDGDGSFIKKPLVVLDVTGHELTHGVVDATARLEPTSVDGEGNQYGEPGSLNESLADIFGSNVEFSANNPKNPPNYLIGEKLGLDQKFLRRLDKPSLDVLEGTIDYWSPQVYNAEVHAGSGVSSHAYYLLAEGSGRKKIGTVAYDSATFDGAPVKGIGRAKATAIFYRALTRYMVSSTDFHGARVATLKAAKDLYGGTSPEYRTVNRAWSAVNVTAANTPAATR, from the coding sequence GTGCGCAGCGCACACATACGCAGCCTGGCGCTCGCCGTCGCCGTGACGACGGCCGCCACGGGCCTGGCGGGCACGGCCTTCGCGGCCCCGCCCGCGGGGGAGGCCCACGCCACGTCCGCGACCGCCTCGCAGGCCGACCGCGTCGTCGAGGCCGCCCGTACCGCCGCCTTCGCCCATGCCTCGGCGACCGGCGTCGGCCAGGACGACGAACTCCAGGCCCAGGACGTCCTGATCGACCCGGAGGGCGCACGGCACGTCCGCTTCGTCCGTACCCATCAGGGGATGCCGGTCCTCGGCGGCGACCTCGTCGTCCACCTCACCCAGCGGCTCGCCTACGCGGGCGTGACCCGCGCCGCAGGCCACCCCGTAGACCCCTCCACCGTCAAGGCCGAGCTGACGGCCCGCGAGGCCGAGGCGAAGGCCGCGGCCTTGGCCAAGGGCGACGCGACGAGTGCCGAACTCGTCGTCGACGCCCGCGGCGGCGCCTCGGCGCTCGCCTATCGGATCCGGGTGACCGGCAGCGACACCACCGAGGCCGGCGGCTCCCGCACGGTCGTCCTCGACGCCCGCACCGGCAAGGTGCGCAGCAACACGCCCGACAGCGACGAGTTCCTCTCGCCCGAGCTGCTGGACACCCTGCGCGAGCGCGGCGAGACCCTCGACCCCGCCACGGGCACCGCCTCGCAGGCCGCCGGCCTGAGCGCGGCGCCCGCGGCCGGCGCGGCCGCACGCTACCCGTCGGCGGCCACCGGCACCGGCACGTCCCTGTTCGCCGGCAAGGTCGCCCTCACCACCACCCGCACCGCACGGACCAGCTACCTGCTGAAGGACCCCACCCACTGGAACACCGAGACGCGCGACGCGCGCAACCGGGAACTGGAGAACTTCGCGGGTGGCAAGGCGTTCACCAGCGCCACCAACACCTGGGGCAACGGCGCCGTCTCCAGCCGGGTCAGCGCCGCCGTCGACGCGCAGTACGGAGTCACCAAGACCCTGGACTTCTACCAGAAGACCTTCGGCCGCAAGGGCATCACGAACAACGGCAAGGGCGCCCGCGCCATGGTCCACTTCGGCAACAAGGTGGGCAACGCGTTCTGGGACCCGGCCTGCGGCTGCATGCTCTACGGCGACGGCGACGGCTCCTTCATCAAGAAGCCCCTCGTCGTCCTCGACGTCACCGGCCACGAACTGACCCACGGCGTCGTCGACGCGACCGCCCGCCTGGAACCCACGTCCGTCGACGGCGAAGGCAACCAGTACGGCGAGCCGGGCTCCCTCAACGAGTCCCTCGCCGACATCTTCGGCTCCAACGTCGAGTTCAGCGCCAACAACCCCAAGAACCCGCCGAACTACCTGATCGGCGAGAAACTGGGCCTCGACCAGAAGTTCCTGCGCCGCCTGGACAAGCCCTCCCTTGACGTCCTCGAGGGCACGATCGACTACTGGTCGCCTCAGGTGTACAACGCCGAGGTCCACGCCGGCTCCGGCGTCTCCTCGCACGCCTACTACCTCCTCGCCGAAGGCAGCGGACGCAAGAAGATCGGCACCGTCGCCTACGACTCGGCGACCTTCGACGGGGCCCCGGTGAAGGGCATCGGCCGGGCGAAGGCGACCGCGATCTTCTATCGCGCCCTGACCCGCTACATGGTCTCCTCGACCGACTTCCACGGCGCCCGTGTCGCGACGCTCAAGGCGGCCAAGGACCTCTACGGGGGGACCAGCCCCGAGTACAGGACGGTGAACCGGGCCTGGTCCGCCGTAAACGTGACGGCCGCGAACACGCCGGCCGCCACGCGCTGA